One part of the Calypte anna isolate BGI_N300 chromosome 12, bCalAnn1_v1.p, whole genome shotgun sequence genome encodes these proteins:
- the CCDC66 gene encoding coiled-coil domain-containing protein 66 gives MNLGDGLKLETEVLDGKPRLILAASDVSKSAMKMGIKARAPKQALRIRHSGHILRSAQNACIKQENLKPRSESSLSMTKCEKLQVIKHSSHEATTKDHSLIIKRDGTSRYPDSENPNVFKIRTQKPQSTCVSAEDLRSLACLTQEQLQQILMAVKGTRSISETHHEKQEETVTNEASEDNTVLLQKPCAVSCVTDEPNSDSSRKQEAYLQPGQQVTKDSWKPADMFSTLGEREGEKALLEFRRTQWKKELDEQVALKKKLKETLEGEVDYFWSKPGNSKAHKDKVERANLDKRMLPADPVITSEESCDCATESNKVLLNISNVPAGQTSDFSSSDLTTSSCAAFVLGETVPQEHSALKHEQQKKWLEELDRQKEEAKLRKLEEKLELSKAEEHDRWAMHFDSLKNHPNANAQHPLNGMYKKQPESLCLSPDPKELTAFIHPFSPAVIGSHMPSKVGNAEKAAKNSALEHSQKVSFLRSMTALLDPAQIEERDRRRQKQLEHQKAIMAQVEEKRKKKQLEEEQRKWEEQEEEQRLAREKEQMQKQFEEDMMKQKQKEELLTLKTNELYQTMQKAQELAQRFKQEQRIQDLVQKGHDISQLQKNLISGDTEVENGSTDISHQSHHFSDDIKRHIGQQTFPRKDTAVQTDYVNTSVYTESAEGRTVYCGSPDISIEYKEPSNSKTYQKEMQCIHKNRSSGKETGGIYSDVYEQYARREKQIKPSEKYSKRPDWNINKPGKRYIPASERYPKQLQKQREENKLRRQMELLQLVERNTPGNLCSKKGGYSDRSPSPHEEINMKNKGYRVSKDEKSRKNYLDEERSESPPVPAVRNRLHQVQQKQIHTSDFLVHNSNGRREKNTKTDAQQRGSPAPVTEAERPPSSHFIPYVRTHEVYYLDPDAPVTRPSTHDPQYQQFHDAYQTPRQIFSSDHVRDPLLNPDVVKIRERQQAILKGLSELRQGLLQKQKELETALIPSIAQEENFLSPF, from the exons ATGTGTCAAAGTCTGCAATGAAG ATGGGTATTAAAGCCAGAGCACCTAAACAGGCATTGAGAATAAGACATTCTGGGCATATTCTGAGGTCAGCACAAAATGCTTGTATCAAGCAGGAAAACTTAAAACCAAGGAGTGAATCAAGCTTATCAATGACAAAATGTGAAAAACTGCAAGTTATTAAACACTCCTCACATGAAGCCACAACTAAAGATCACTCTTTGATTATCAAAAGAGATGGCACAAGCAGATATCCTGATTCAGAGAATcctaatgtttttaaaataaggacACAGAAACCTCAGAGCACATGTGTATCAGCTGAAGACCTGAGAAGTTTGGCGTGTTTAACACAAGAACAGCTTCAACAAATTTTGATGGCTGTAAAAGGAACTAGAAGCATCTCTGAGACTCATCATGAGAAGCAAGAGGAAACGG TTACTAATGAGGCATCAGAGGACAACACAGTGCTGCTCCAAAAACCTTGTGCAGTTTCATGTGTTACAGATGAACCTAACTCTGATTCAAGCAGGAAACAAGAAGCATATCTGCAGCCAGGACAGCAAGTCAC aAAGGATTCATGGAAACCTGCTGACATGTTTAGTACCTTGGgtgaaagagaaggggagaaagcCTTGTTAGAATTTAGAAGGACCCAGTGGAAGAAGGAATTAG atgAACAGGTAGCActgaaaaagaagctgaaagaaactTTGGAGGGAGAGGTGGATTATTTCTGGTCAAAACCTGGCAATAGTAAAGCCCATAAAGACAAAGTGGAAAGAGCTAACCTGGATAAG agAATGCTTCCAGCTGATCCAGTTATTACCAGTGAGGAGAGCTGTGACTGTGCAACAGAGTCTAATAAAGTTTTACTGAATATTTCAAATGTTCCAGCTGGGCAGACTTCTGATTTCAGTTCTTCTGACTTAACAACTTCCAGTTGTGCAGCATTTGTTTTAGGG gaaactGTGCCACAGGAACATAGTGCTTTGAAGCATGAGCAACAAAAGAAGTGGCTTGAAGAGCTGGACAGACAGAAGGAAGAAGCTAAGCTACGAAAACTAGAAGAAAAACTTGAATTATCAAAG GCTGAAGAGCATGACAGATGGGCAATGCATTTTGATTCTTTAAAGAACCACCCTAATGCTAATGCACAACACCCCTTAAATGGAATGTACAAAAAGCAGCCTGAAAGTCTTTGCCTGTCACCTGACCCTAAGGAGCTGACTGCTTTTATTCACCCTTTCTCACCTGCAGTGATAGGCAGCCACATGCCCTCAAAGGtgggaaatgcagaaaaagctgCTAAAAACAGTGCTTTGGAACACAGTCAGAAAGTCAG tttccTCCGTTCAATGACAGCTCTCCTGGACCCTGCACAGATTGAAGAGAGAGACAGGCGGCGCCAGAAGCAGTTAGAACATCAG AAAGCAATAATGGCTCAGGTAGAAGAAAAACGGAAGAAGAAACAActggaggaagagcagagaaaatgggaagaacAAGAAGAAGAACAGCGCCTTGCACGAGAGAAAGAGCAAATGCAGAAACAGTTTGAAGAGGATATgatgaaacaaaagcaaaaggag gaactcCTGACTCTTAAAACGAATGAGCTTTATCAGACGATGCAGAAAGCTCAAGAATTAGCACAGAGATTTAAACAAGAACAGCGCATTCAAGACTTGGTTCAGAAGGGCCATGACATTTCACAACTTCAGAAGAATCTTATCAGTG GTGATACAGAAGTTGAAAATGGTAGTACTGACATTTCACATCAAAGTCATCATTTTTCTGATGACATTAAGAGGCACATTGGTCAGCAGACTTTTCCTCGGAAGGACACTGCTGTGCAGACAG attaTGTTAATACTTCAGTATACACTGAGTCAGCTGAGGGAAGAACTGTGTATTGCGGATCACCTGATATTTCCATAGAATATAAAGAACCATCTAACAGCAAAACATaccagaaagaaatgcaatgTATTCATAAAAATAGATCCTCGGGAAAAGAGACTGGTGGCATTTATAGTGATGTATATGAACAGTATGCAcgaagagaaaaacaaattaaacctTCAGAAAAGTACAGCAAAAGACCTGACTGGAACATAAACAAGCCTGGGAAAAGATACATTCCAGCATCAGAAAGATACCCTAAACAGctacagaaacaaagagaagaaaacaaattaagaagACAAATGGAGCTGCTTCAGCTGGTGGAAAGAAATACACCTGGGAATCTCTGCTCAAAAAAGGGTGGTTATTCAGACAGGTCTCCTTCACctcatgaagaaataaatatgaagaaCAAGGGATACAGAGTCAGTAAG GATGAAAAATCACGTAAGAATTATTTGGATGAAGAAAG ATCTGAATCACCACCTGTTCCAGCGGTTAGGAACAGATTACACCAAGTACAACAAAAGCAGATACATACTTCTGATTTCCTGGTGCATAACAGCAatggcagaagagaaaaaaataccaagacaGATGCACAGCAGAGGGGCTCCCCTGCTCCCGTTACAGAAGCTGAGAGACCTCCCTCTTCACACTTCATTCCCTATGTTAGAACACATGAAGTGTATTACCTCGATCCCGATGCCCCCGTCACGAGACCTTCAACACACGACCCCCAGTATCAGCAGTTTCATG ATGCTTATCAAACGCCACGACAGATTTTCAGCTCTGATCATGTTAGAGATCCTCTTCTAAATCCTGATGTAGTTAAAATCAGAGAGAGACAACAAGCAATTCTCAAAGGATTGTCAGAATTACGCCAG GGCCTgctacagaaacaaaaggagTTGGAGACTGCTCTGATTCCTTCAATAGCTCAAGAAGAGAACTTTCTTTCACCATTCTGA